Below is a window of Vibrio sp. SS-MA-C1-2 DNA.
TAACGGTGACAAGCGTATCCTCGTGGTTGATGGCGAACCAATGCCATACTGCCTAGCTCGTATTCCAGCGAAAGGAGAAACTCGCGGTAATTTAGCAGCAGGTGGTCGCGGTGAAGCGCGTCCAATCAGCGAAACAGATCGTAAAATTGCAGAAACCGTTGCCCCAGTATTAAAAGAGAAAGGGTTAATTTTTGTCGGTCTTGATGTTATTGGCGATAAACTCACTGAAATCAACGTAACGAGTCCAACTTGTATCCGTGAAATTGAAGCAGCTTTTGATATCTCCATTACTGGGAAGTTAATGGATGCCATTGAGCGTCGCATTGCGAATCAATAAAGAACAAGATCAATAAGTAACAAGTTAGCGAAAATTTATTCAATTGCCCTAATAGCGTCTGCTGTTTGGGCAATCTCTCTCTTCTCTTCACCCTTCTCTTCTCTCCTACCGACTTTTAAACTCACTTTTTCACGCTAATTCAAGTAAATTATTCCAATTCGCCCTAAACCAAATAAACTCAGTCATACTTTAACTATACCCAAAGTAATTGGAGTTGCTAGCAGGCGGCAAGTGAATGAGGCCCCATGAGTATAGATTTTCTATATGATTGGGGCGAATGAATATCGCCAACAACCTAGCAACTTCAAGTATGAAGGGGATATCGAACTGAAAAATGGTCGCTAAACATAACACCAGAATATATTGACGCGATAACGACAAATAAAAAAGAGGCCATTTATATCCGTTCAGGAGAACCTGTTTTCAATCATCAAGGGAGTCTGTTATGAATTTAACCAATCATTTCTTAATCGCCATGCCAAGTATGGAAGATCCTGCATTTAAAAATAGCGTGGTTTATATTTGTGAGCATGATGAAAAGGGCGCAATGGGGATCACCATCAATCGCCCTATCAATATCTCCGTCAGTAATATGTTAGAGCAAGTCACCACCAGTAAACCTGTCTATAACGAAGCGTGTCACAATCTAGAGCAATCCGTTTTAAGTGGCGGACCTGTCGCCTCAGACCGAGGTTTTATTATTCATAATGCCGTTGATAGATTTGATTCAACGATGAAAGTTACCTCTTCGATATCAGTCACTACCTCAAAAGATATTTTAGAAACTCTAACGACAAATGATCAACCGACTCAATTTATTGTTGCATTGGGCTATTCGGGTTGGGATGCTGGACAATTAGAACAAGAGTTAGCAACAAATAGTTGGTTAACTATCAGCGCCGATCCTGATATTCTATTCAGTACTCCCATTGAGGAGAAATGGAAAGTTGCCATGAGTCAATTAGGCATAGATACCGTCAATTTATCATCTCAAGTAGGGCATGCATGAGCCAAGCTAGAACAATTATCGGATTCGATTACGGCACCAAAAGTATTGGTATTGCAGTCGGGCAAGAGTTAACAGGCACCGCTTCGCCATTAAAAGCGATCAAGGCACGAGATGGTATTCCAAATTGGGATCAGATCGAGCAAATATTAAAAGAGTGGCAACCAGATTTGATCGTTGTCGGTTTACCTACCGATCTCCACGGTAAAGATCTTGAAACCATTACGCCACGAGCTAAAAAATTTGCTAATCGTCTATTTGGTCGTTTCGGTTTTCCTGTCGAACTTCATGATGAACGATTATCAACCGTAGAAGCTCGATCGGAACTTTTTGACCGTGGTGGTTACAAAGCGTTAAGTAAAGGCAATGTTGATTGCCAATCAGCCGTCATTATTATTGAAAGCTGGTTTGAAAATCAGTATGGAGAGTAAACTTCTTCTCATTAATGCTTATTTACATCACTAGATAAAACCTATACAACAAAAAGTTAGATTAAATCCTATGTCAGTTATTCAAAGTAACATCTCAAACACGCTTACAGAAATTAAGCGATTGAGTGAAAAGTATCAACGTTCAGTAAATTCTGTTCAGCTTCTGGCGGTCAGTAAAACCAAACCTATCTCAGCGATTGAAGATGCGATTAACGCTGGACAGCAGCACTTTGGGGAAAACTACGTACAAGAAGGCGTAGAGAAAATTATCCATTTTACGACGGTAATAACTGACAACACCAAAAAGCCATTAACTTGGCACTTTATTGGCCCTATTCAGTCCAATAAAACCAAGCCGATTGCAGAAAATTTTGACTGGGTTCATTCCGTCGATCGACTAAAAATTGCCAAACGCCTTAGCGATCAACGTCCAGAGTCAATGCCTGCATTAAATATCTTAATTCAGGTTAACACCTGTCAAGAAGTGTCAAAGTCTGGTATTCACATTGATGAAATACCTGAATTAGCCAAAGAGATTGCAACACTACCTCATATTCAATTACGAGGGTTAATGGCGATTCCACAAGCAACCACTGATTATCAGCAACAACATCAACAGTTTTTAGCTCTATCTAATGCATTTTCAGAACTGCAACAGCACTACCCTTCTATTGATACTCTTTCAATGGGAATGAGTGGCGACATGGAAGCAGCCATAGAGACAGGAACGACGATGGTCAGAATTGGAACAGCTATTTTTGGTGCTCGAGATTACAGTAAATAAACCCCTAAAATAGTTGAAGTTATTAGTCAGTGCGGTAAGTGAATATTGCCCAGCCTCTAATAACATCAAGTAACAAGATATAACGCGACGAATAACCGTCATGAACCTTGGTGCCTAGCCCAAGAGAAACTATAGGAAAAGTCATGGAACAGAGAAAAATTGCCTTTATTGGCGCAGGGAATATGGCTAAATCGATCATTTCAGGTTTAGTGAATAGCGGTTATCCAAGTCAACTTATTACGACATCTAGTCCTAATCGAGCGAATCATCCTCAACTACAGCAACAGTTTGGTATTAATACTACTGATGATAACCATGATGCGGTCTTAGAGGCTGATGTGGTTGTCCTTGCCGTGAAACCTCAAATGATGGCTGACGTTTGCCAACCTTTCGCCAACATTGATATGAGAAATAAACTGATTATCTCTATTGCTGCGGGTGTCAGCTGTGGCCGCTTTAATCAACTCTTTAAAGCTGATTTAAATCTTGTTCGTGTGATGCCCAATACCCCATCATTACTTGGTGAAGGTATGAGTGGCCTTTTTGCAACAGAAAAGGTCAATAAAGCGGATCGTCTTTATACTGAAGACCTATTAAATGCCGTTGGTAAAAGCTGCTGGGTAGAACAAGAGAGCGAGATTAATAATATTATTGCCGCGGCAGGCAGCTCTCCTGCATATTTTTTCTTGTTTATGGAAGCAATGCAGAAGGAAGCTGAAAAATTAGGATTTGATCAACAAACAGCTCGTCTTCTTGTGCAACAATCCGCTTTAGGGGCTGCTCAGATGGTGATCCATAATCCAGATTTAGAGATCAGCACACTACGCCAGCAAGTGACATCGAAAGGTGGCGCGACCCATGAAGCAATCGAAGTTTTTAATCAACATCAACTTTCTGATACTGTAGCAGAAGCGATGCAAGCGGCCATTGTTCGTGCAGAGCAGATGGAAAAATTATTTTAATTAAAAATACCTTAAAGGGTGAACATGAACGCACTATTTTTTCTAATTAACACTGTATTTGACCTCTATCTTTTAGTGGTTTTACTTCGCTTATGGCTACAGTTTGCAAGAGCGGATTTCTATAATCCTTTCTCTCAATCGATTGTTAAAGTGACTCAACCTATTCTAGCGCCAATGCGTCGTTTTATTCCAAGTATTGGACGTTTCGATACCGCAACCTTTGTCTTAGCTTTTGTGGTTGCATTAGGTAAAATCTATCTCCTTCAAGCGGTTGCTGGAAATTACGTGGTGCCGTTTACCATGGCGAGCTTTATCGCGTTTGGAACGGTTATTAAACAAATTTTCCAAATGATTTTTTGGGTATTGATTATCCGTGCAATTTTAAGCTGGGTAAGTCAAGGTCGCAGCCCAATTGAATATGTAATGCACCAGCTAACAGAACCATTCTTAGGTCCAATTCGTCGCGTACTACCATCATTAGGTGGCTTAGATCTTTCTGTTCTAGTGGCTATTTTAGTCCTTCAGTTCTTACAGATTTTAGTCACTGATCTCTTTGGTCAGATCATGATGTAATGAGTGCGGTCACACGGAATCATCACGATCTTATATTACGACTCTATATTCAACCGAAAGCAAGTCGGGATAAGATCGTAGGTCTCCATAACAATGAGATAAAAGTGGCGATTACCGCTCCTCCTATTGATGGGAAAGCGAATAGCCATTTAACTAAATTTTTAGCGAAACAGTTCAAAGTTGCCAAAAGTAAACTGGTAATAGAAAAAGGCGAACTGGGTCGACATAAACAGATTCGAGTTATCGATCCACCAAGGATTCCTCCTGAGATTGCCGCTTATATTTCGGAATAAAGAGACAACTCTTGAAATAAAAGCGACCACTCGGAATAGAGCAGTACATTGACGATAAATTCAATCGACACACTTTTGCCATTAATTATCTCAGTGATTATTTTAGTCATTTCCCAGATAATTAATGGCGTTTTTAATTAACAATATCCCCAACATCACTCAAGTAAAAGGGTATATACCCAAAGTAACTGGGGTTGCTTGTCGGCTAACGAGTACAGTAATTACTGTTATCAACCTAACCAGCAGCTTCAAGTAAGAAGGGGATAAAGGAGTCATCATGACGCAAGTAGTCTTAGCAACAGGTAATCAAGGTAAAGTTAAAGAGATGGCAAACTTGCTTTCTGAGTTTGGTCTTAATGTGGTTGCACAAAGTGAATTTAATGTCTCATCAGTCGAAGAGACTGGCACGACCTTTATTGAAAATGCGATTATTAAAGCCCGCCATGCCGCTCAAGAGACAGGACTGGCAGCGATTGCAGATGACTCAGGGTTAGAAGTTGATTTTTTAAAAGGTGCCCCTGGAATTTACTCTGCACGCTTTGCTGGTGAAGGTAGCAGTGATCTTGAAAATCTAGAGAAGCTATTAACCGAACTACATGGCGTTCCAGCTGAACAACGTACCGCACGCTTCCATTGCGTTCTGGTTTACATGGAACATGCAGCCGATCCAACACCGATTGTCTGCCATGGCGTATGGGAAGGCGCTATTACCGAACAACCCAATGGTGAAAATGGTTTTGGTTATGATCCTGTCTTTTGGGTTGCAAGCCATCACTGTAGCTCTGCGCAACTTCCCCCTGAAGTCAAAAAACAGTTATCTCATCGAGGACAGGCACTGCAGACATTATTTGGCCACCTAAAGGGCAAGCTATGATTCAACCACCGCCGCTAAGTCTCTATGTTCACATCCCTTGGTGTGTGCAAAAGTGCCCTTATTGTGACTTTAATTCTCACGCTTTAAAGAGTGATCTGCCTGAATTAGATTATATTGATGCGCTGCTCGACGATCTCCAACAAGATTTGACTCGTTACGATTTACAAGACGATCACCGCTTACTTCACTCGATCTTTATTGGTGGTGGAACGCCAAGCTTGATCTCTCCTGAAGAGATTGGTCGTCTATTAAAAGGGATTGAAGCGTTGATTCCTTTTGAAGATAATATCGAGATCACCATGGAGGCAAACCCCGGCACAGTTGAAGCCGAACGTTTTCATCGCTATCAACAGCATGGTGTGACACGAATTTCTATTGGCGTTCAAAGCTTTGAGCAAGAAAAATTAACCGCCCTTGGTCGTATTCATGGCCCAGAGGAAGCGATCAAGGCAGCTAAACTGGCTCATCAAGGTGATCTAACTAGCTTTAACTTGGATCTGAT
It encodes the following:
- a CDS encoding YqgE/AlgH family protein gives rise to the protein MNLTNHFLIAMPSMEDPAFKNSVVYICEHDEKGAMGITINRPINISVSNMLEQVTTSKPVYNEACHNLEQSVLSGGPVASDRGFIIHNAVDRFDSTMKVTSSISVTTSKDILETLTTNDQPTQFIVALGYSGWDAGQLEQELATNSWLTISADPDILFSTPIEEKWKVAMSQLGIDTVNLSSQVGHA
- the ruvX gene encoding Holliday junction resolvase RuvX, whose product is MSQARTIIGFDYGTKSIGIAVGQELTGTASPLKAIKARDGIPNWDQIEQILKEWQPDLIVVGLPTDLHGKDLETITPRAKKFANRLFGRFGFPVELHDERLSTVEARSELFDRGGYKALSKGNVDCQSAVIIIESWFENQYGE
- a CDS encoding YggS family pyridoxal phosphate-dependent enzyme, which produces MSVIQSNISNTLTEIKRLSEKYQRSVNSVQLLAVSKTKPISAIEDAINAGQQHFGENYVQEGVEKIIHFTTVITDNTKKPLTWHFIGPIQSNKTKPIAENFDWVHSVDRLKIAKRLSDQRPESMPALNILIQVNTCQEVSKSGIHIDEIPELAKEIATLPHIQLRGLMAIPQATTDYQQQHQQFLALSNAFSELQQHYPSIDTLSMGMSGDMEAAIETGTTMVRIGTAIFGARDYSK
- the proC gene encoding pyrroline-5-carboxylate reductase; protein product: MEQRKIAFIGAGNMAKSIISGLVNSGYPSQLITTSSPNRANHPQLQQQFGINTTDDNHDAVLEADVVVLAVKPQMMADVCQPFANIDMRNKLIISIAAGVSCGRFNQLFKADLNLVRVMPNTPSLLGEGMSGLFATEKVNKADRLYTEDLLNAVGKSCWVEQESEINNIIAAAGSSPAYFFLFMEAMQKEAEKLGFDQQTARLLVQQSALGAAQMVIHNPDLEISTLRQQVTSKGGATHEAIEVFNQHQLSDTVAEAMQAAIVRAEQMEKLF
- a CDS encoding YggT family protein, translating into MNALFFLINTVFDLYLLVVLLRLWLQFARADFYNPFSQSIVKVTQPILAPMRRFIPSIGRFDTATFVLAFVVALGKIYLLQAVAGNYVVPFTMASFIAFGTVIKQIFQMIFWVLIIRAILSWVSQGRSPIEYVMHQLTEPFLGPIRRVLPSLGGLDLSVLVAILVLQFLQILVTDLFGQIMM
- the yggU gene encoding DUF167 family protein YggU, coding for MSAVTRNHHDLILRLYIQPKASRDKIVGLHNNEIKVAITAPPIDGKANSHLTKFLAKQFKVAKSKLVIEKGELGRHKQIRVIDPPRIPPEIAAYISE
- a CDS encoding XTP/dITP diphosphatase, whose translation is MTQVVLATGNQGKVKEMANLLSEFGLNVVAQSEFNVSSVEETGTTFIENAIIKARHAAQETGLAAIADDSGLEVDFLKGAPGIYSARFAGEGSSDLENLEKLLTELHGVPAEQRTARFHCVLVYMEHAADPTPIVCHGVWEGAITEQPNGENGFGYDPVFWVASHHCSSAQLPPEVKKQLSHRGQALQTLFGHLKGKL